A single region of the Eleginops maclovinus isolate JMC-PN-2008 ecotype Puerto Natales chromosome 16, JC_Emac_rtc_rv5, whole genome shotgun sequence genome encodes:
- the swsap1 gene encoding ATPase SWSAP1 — protein MTDILTGVFRTFTSKTDVKKDLTVVPASACSALLLGDSSISRSVLLLSAVTAASELGVRVVFFAQTQIQSLPVSLKKCVPSLSPESLKKIKFSYPRTLEELLQQVASLHESQNTSPTPPSLIIVDRLEGYLGGTHSGDKSSAAHLSALLCDSAAFLTQILKERSPSSAPCRLIASYRSEVDSDYAGGESSATDHILDVLDRYFQMRCTLDRDRSYEAAAAGLQELWHVYLSASSITEDCTTDSETRPAVAKEWQLLISADGSMEFKMA, from the exons ATGACGGACATATTAACGGGTGTTTTTAGGACTTTTACGTCAAAAACAGACGTTAAAAAGGATCTCACGGTGGTTCCTGCTTCAGCCTGTAGTGCTCTGTTGCTAGGAGACAGCTCCATCAGCCGCTCGGTCCTGCTGCTGTCTGCGGTGACGGCTGCCTCGGAGCTTGGGGTGAGGGTGGTGTTCTTCGCCCAGACTCAGATCCAGAGCCTCCCGGTGTCTCTGAAGAAGTGTGTCCCCAGCCTGAGCCCCGAGAGTCTGAAG aaaATCAAGTTTTCCTATCCCAGGACGTTGGAGGAGCTTCTGCAGCAGGTGGCCAGCCTCCACGAGTCCCAAAACACGTCTCCCACCCCTCCCTCACTGATCATCGTGGACAGGCTGGAGGGATACCTGGGGGGAACCCACAGTGGAGATAAGAGCAGCGCTGCACACCTGTCAGCGCTGCTCTGCGACTCTGCTGCCTTCCTCACACAAATCCTGAAAGAGCGTTCCCCGAGCTCCGCCCCCTGCCGCCTCATCGCCTCTTATCGGTCAGAAGTGGACTCTGATTACGCCGGCGGTGAGTCCTCCGCCACGGATCACATCCTGGATGTGCTTGATCGATATTTCCAGATGCGCTGCACTCTGGATCGGGACAGGAGCTATGAGGCCGCAGCAGCCGGACTGCAGGAGCTGTGGCATGTTTACCTTTCTGCCTCCAGCATCACTGAGGACTGTACCACAGACAGTGAGACGAGGCCAGCTGTAGCCAAAGAGTGGCAGCTGTTAATCTCCGCTGATGGTTCAATGGAGTTTAAGATGGCCTGA
- the tspan34b gene encoding tetraspanin 35 produces MGCSGFLKAMMVIFNGIIFLAGAAVLGVGIWVKVDSGSVLNFMGKIENAPAELRQVLNVGYLLIAIGAVLLVIGFLGCCGAIKESKCMLLLFFTIVLVVFIAEVAGAVVILVFRPLADELFSKFGVAAVQNIRKDYGKNPDVTGLWNTTMSTLHCCGFYNASDFVGSPYYADNGQLFPPQCCSGFVVKCNQVAVESDKNITGCFPKIKELIDDNAVVIVGVALGIAALEICAMAVAMILYCRIKSRED; encoded by the exons ATGGGATGCTCTGGATTCCTCAAAGCCATGATGGTGATTTTCAATGGCATTATCTTC TTGGCGGGTGCTGCCGTCCTGGGCGTTGGGATCTGGGTGAAGGTGGACAGCGGCTCCGTCCTCAACTTTATGGGGAAAATAGAAAATGCACCTGCAGAGCTCCGTCAGGTGCTCAATGTGGGCTACCTGCTGATAGCTATAGGAGCTGTGCTGCTGGTCATCGGTTTCCTGGGCTGCTGTGGAGCCATCAAGGAGAGCAAGTGTATGCTGCTGCTG TTTTTCACCATAGTCTTGGTGGTCTTCATAGCGGAGGTTGCGGGAGCAGTGGTGATTTTGGTATTCAGACCCTTG GCAGACGAGTTGTTCAGCAAGTTTGGCGTAGCAGCAGTTCAGAACATCCGTAAGGACTATGGGAAAAATCCTGACGTCACCGGACTCTGGAATACTACCATGAGCACG TTGCATTGTTGTGGATTCTACAACGCCTCAGACTTCGTGGGCTCTCCGTATTATGCAGATAATGGCCAGCTATTCCCACCACAGTGCTGTTCGGGCTTTGTTGTTAAGTGTAACCAAGTGGCAGTAGAAAGTGACAAG AACATCACGGGTTGCTTTCCAAAGATCAAAGAGCTGATCGATGACAACGCGGTGGTTATTGTCGGAGTGGCCCTGGGAATTGCAGCTCTGGAG ATATGTGCCATGGCTGTTGCTATGATCCTTTACTGCAGAATAAAATCCAGGGAGGACTAA
- the znf653 gene encoding zinc finger protein 653 has product MARNLVGLEVPLDSDPSGDQDEKEVLRRCRGRPRLTDSDRAQRRLESRKKYDVRRVYLGESHKLWSEVRRRTSLSDAGLAEYLILLNNTYGEKYQQEYCGKKIAPELSLRQKKGRKDRVSSLQSLVCWYQDHCRSCPHEPQLRALEPQLNFSTAAIWQCDSNHSFVQYLFSPPREASDSEPEEDVMEEEEEEEEEERAEKTDVVVAKAGVSRKRRKEAHKQFEDVTDNVSEGQQTPMSPIAGAAAVDQQPTEEASSGDVPLTGQPVWEMEMVMERQPGSPAEEFPSDEEAEDVRQDREEEEGIRTVPHGYECVTVTQSLMDKLEKTREDSLLAQSGSVGSELSVPSNIPEQEQSELFDPHSLQTVVSSCEIPDQRNTLGGSQLIIITGPSYEALASEGIQLNMGGGNVEDVTCTVIGGVTYNQVCTSDSKLRAEEEEEEEEEEEEEGEEEDSMTGLSDKQLLQPTDDSLDLSSDRELQRSLSSVRSKRNRRGPVIEADGMLKMFHCPYEGCSQVYVAISSFQNHVNLVHRKGRTKVCPHPGCGKKFYLSNHLHRHMIIHSGVRDFICETCGKSFKRKNHLEVHRRTHTGETPLQCEICGYQCRQRASLNWHMKKHTSEAHYNFTCEFCEKRFEKLDSVKFHKLKSHPDKLAT; this is encoded by the exons ATGGCGCGTAACCTGGTGGGGTTGGAGGTTCCTCTGGACTCAGACCCGTCCGGGGACCAGGATGAGAAAGAGGTTCTTAGGCGGTGCAGAGGAAGACCGAGACTGACGGACTCAGACCGGGCTCAGAGGCGCCTGGAGTCCCGGAAGAAGTACGATGTTCGGCGGGTTTATCTGGGAGAGTCGCACAAGCTGTGGAGTGAAGTGAGGAGGAGAACCAGCCTGAGTGATGCTGGGCTGGCAGAGTATCTGATCCTGCTCAACAACACTTATGGAGAGAAGTACCAGCAGGAGTACTGCGG GAAGAAGATTGCTCCAGAACTCTCATTGAGACAGAAAAAAG GCAGGAAGGATCGGGTGTCCAGCCTTCAGAGCCTGGTCTGCTGGTACCAGGATCACTGTCGCTCCTGCCCTCACGAGCCCCAGCTCAGAGCCCTGGAGCCCCAGCTCAACTTCTCCACTGCTGCTATTTGGCAGTGTGACTCCAACCACTCATTTGTGCAATACCTGTTCTCCCCACCGAGGGAGGCCAGTGACTCTGAACCTGAGGAGGACGtgatggaagaggaggaggaggaggaagaggaagagagggcgGAAAAAACAGACGTGGTTGTGGCTAAAGCAGGAGtgagcaggaagagaagaaaagaggctCACAAACAGTTTGAAG ATGTGACAGATAATGTCTCTGAAGGACAACAGACACCCATGAGCCCGATAGCAGGGGCTGCAGCTGTAGACCAGCAACCCACAGAAGAGGCCTCCTCCGGGGATGTTCCGCTAACAGGACAGCCTGTGTGGGAGATGGAGATGGTGATGGAGCGACAGCCGGGCTCCCCCGCTGAAGAGTTTCCATCTGATGAGGAGGCTGAGGATGTGAGGcaagacagagaagaagaagaggggatCAGGACGGTGCCTCACGGATACGAATGTGTTACCGTGACGCAGTCTTTAATGGACAAACTGGAAAAGACGAGAGAAGACTCATTGCTTGCACAGAGCGGCTCAGTTGGATCGGAGCTTTCTGTCCCGTCGAACATCCCGGAGCAGGAGCAGAGCGAACTGTTTGACCCTCACTCTCTGCAGACGGTAGTGAGCAGCTGTGAGATCCcagaccagaggaacactttgGGAGGATCGCAG TTGATCATCATCACCGGTCCCAGCTACGAAGCCCTTGCTTCAGAGGGCATCCAGCTGAACATGGGCGGGGGAAATGTGGAGGATGTCACCTGCACCGTCATCGGGGGGGTCACCTACAACCAGGTGTGCACGTCAGACTCAAAACTCagagcggaggaggaggaggaggaggaggaggaggaggaggaggagggggaggaggaagactCCATGACAG GATTGAGtgacaaacagctgctgcagcccACTGATGACTCTCTGGATCTGAGCAGTGACCGAGAGCTGCAGCGCAGTCTGAGTAG CGTCAGGTCAAAGAGAAACAGACGAGGCCCTGTCATCGAGGCGGACGGCATGCTCAAGATGTTCCACTGTCCGTACGAAGGCTGCAGTCAAGTCTATGTTGCTATCAGCAGCTTTCag AATCACGTCAACCTAGTCCACAGGAAAGGGAGGACAAAGGTATGTCCACATCCAGGCTGCGGGAAAAAGTTTTACCTGTCGAACCACCTGCATCGACACATGATCATCCACTCAG GGGTCCGAGATTTCATCTGTGAGACGTGCGGGAAATCCTTTAAGCGGAAGAATCACCTGGAGGTCCACAGGAGGACTCACACAGGAGAAACACCACTACA ATGTGAAATCTGTGGCTACCAGTGTCGCCAGCGAGCGTCTCTGAACTGGCACATGAAGAAGCACACTTCAGAGGCTCACTACAACTTCACCTGCGAGTTCTGTGAGAAGAGGTTCGAGAAACTGGACAGTGTTAAATTTCACAAACTAAAGAGCCACCCGGACAAACTGGCAACGTGA
- the epor gene encoding LOW QUALITY PROTEIN: erythropoietin receptor (The sequence of the model RefSeq protein was modified relative to this genomic sequence to represent the inferred CDS: inserted 1 base in 1 codon), with translation MICNYLSQLLALHLIFCAMGKASIVQGARNHEKKVSILLKEEPENPKCFVEGRNDFTCFWEEDEELSGSLDQYSFTYTYQEENSSRCPLKMLPAADGKRLFFCHLERPQMFIQMGIEVHREGRLIHNRSLLIELLFLLDPPANVTVSRTGKPGQFNVSWVPPPLKYMDDSMIYEVSYTEADSQVGQVESVQASSELILRGLQQGRMYKMRVRVKLDGISYNGYWSAWSDPVFMETLPAELDLLIMSLTLIISFXLIVLSFTMLLSHRRSVIKKIWPIIPTPDSKFKGLFSVYGGDFQEWLGQTNGGIIFTPAFFYSEECHSPMEVLSELNPRPSLPFPPLPPKAFRALASGRKGDNGAKTKLDERELLERLEPDPVLSEQSIATPHNLWLMDRLRALNQNQVPCSQSSLLESQDAYVTLSAKNHSIDEHLDDVLEETLPLKVLFASRKTVSYESHSDLGSLLQSSSSGRLSSQSSFEYPNQAWVAKGPGYTYMAVADSGVSMDYSPMSRVEDFGKVYDNEYKNEIPFRRAFLPSHDDD, from the exons ATGATCTGCAATTACCTGAGCCAGTTGTTGGCACTTCACCTGATCTTCTGCGCCATGGGGAAAGCTTCCATCGTTCAGGGCGCACGAAATCACGAAAAAAAAG TGTCCATTCTGCTGAAAGAGGAGCCAGAAAACCCAAAGTGCTTCGTTGAAGGCAGGAATGACTTCACGTGTTTCtgggaggaagacgaggagcTGTCCGGCTCTCTGGATCAGTACTCCTTCACATACACCTACCA GgaagaaaacagcagcagatgcCCACTGAAGATGCTCCCTGCAGCGGACGGGAAGAGGCTGTTCTTCTGCCACCTGGAACGACCCCAGATGTTCATCCAAATGGGCATTGAGGTTCATCGAGAGGGAAGACTGATTCACAATCGCAGCCTCTTAATCGAGCTTCTCT TTCTTCTGGATCCTCCGGCTAACGTGACGGTGAGCAGGACGGGTAAGCCAGGCCAGTTTAACGTCAGCTGGGTGCCGCCTCCTCTGAAGTACATGGACGACAGCATGATCTATGAGGTCAGCTACACTGAAGCGGACAGCCAAGTGGGGCAG GTCGAGTCGGTTCAAGCCAGCTCAGAGTTGATCCTGAGGGGTCTGCAGCAGGGCAGAATGTACAAGATGCGAGTCCGAGTGAAGCTCGACGGGATTAGCTACAACGGCTACTGGAGTGCCTGGAGCGACCCGGTGTTCATGGAAACACTGCCGGCAG AACTCGACCTGCTCATCATGTCCCTGACCCTCATCATCTCCT ATCTCATTGTGCTGTCTTTCACCATGCTCCTGTCCCATCGAAG GTCTGTCATCAAGAAGATTTGGCCGATTATTCCAACTCCTGACAGCAAGTTCAAAGGCCTTTTCAGTGTTTATGGAGGGGACTTTCAg GAGTGGTTAGGGCAGACCAACGGAGGCATCATATTTACTCCAGCTTTCTTCTACTCCGAGGAATGCCATTCTCCTATGGAGGTCCTGTCTGAACTCAACCCACGACCATCGCTTCCCTTCCCGCCTCTGCCACCCAAAGCCTTTAGAGCTTTGGCTTCCGGCAGAAAGGGAGACAACGGCGCGAAGACGAAGCTGGACGAGAGAGAGTTGTTGGAAAGACTGGAACCTGATCCAGTTCTGTCAGAGCAAAGCATTGCGACGCCACACAACCTCTGGCTGATGGACCGCTTGAGGGCGCTCAACCAGAATCAAGTTCCCTGCTCCCAGTCCTCTCTGCTGGAGTCCCAAGACGCCTACGTTACCCTGAGTGCTAAAAACCACAGCATAGACGAACACCTGGATGACGTTCTCGAGGAGACGTTACCCCTCAAGGTGCTTTTTGCCTCCAGAAAGACGGTGTCGTATGAATCTCACTCCGACCTGGGATCCCTGCTGCAGAGCTCCAGCTCGGGTCGCCTTTCCTCCCAGTCCAGCTTTGAGTACCCAAACCAGGCCTGGGTGGCAAAAGGCCCAGGGTACACCTACATGGCGGTGGCAGACTCGGGGGTTTCTATGGATTACAGCCCCATGAGCAGAGTGGAGGACTTTGGAAAAGTCTACGACAATGAGTACAAGAACGAGATCCCGTTTAGAAGAGCCTTCCTGCCGAGCCACGATGACGACTGA